One part of the Lachnospiraceae bacterium JLR.KK002 genome encodes these proteins:
- the leuB gene encoding 3-isopropylmalate dehydrogenase — MNYRIGVISGDGIGPEIVREARKILDKVGEVFGHIFSYDEILMGGASIDATGVPLTEEAIAQAKAADAVLMGSIGGNTSTSPWYQLPPDLRPEAGLLKLRKSLNLFANLRPAYLYEELKEACPLREDIIGDGFDMMIMRELTGGLYFGKRVTEERDGLMTAEDTLTYNETEIRRIAKRGFDIAMKRRKKVTSVDKANVLDSSRLWRKIVEEVAKGYPEVTLEHMLVDNCAMQLVKDPKQFDVILTENMFGDILSDEASMVTGSIGMLSSASLNDTKFGLYEPSGGSAPDIAGKGIANPIATILSAAMLLRYSLDLDKEADAVELAVKQVLREGYRTIDIMPQEEEKKVSVTQVGTVEMGDLIAEKIRN; from the coding sequence ATGAATTACCGCATTGGAGTGATTTCCGGGGACGGAATCGGACCGGAAATCGTAAGAGAAGCAAGAAAAATACTGGATAAGGTGGGTGAGGTCTTCGGACACATATTTTCTTATGATGAAATACTGATGGGAGGCGCGTCCATTGACGCCACAGGAGTGCCCCTGACAGAGGAAGCCATCGCACAGGCAAAGGCAGCGGACGCGGTGCTTATGGGTTCGATTGGAGGAAATACCAGCACTTCTCCCTGGTATCAGCTTCCGCCGGATTTAAGGCCGGAGGCAGGACTTTTGAAGCTGCGCAAATCCCTGAACCTTTTCGCCAATTTAAGGCCGGCTTATCTGTATGAAGAACTGAAAGAAGCCTGTCCTCTGCGAGAAGATATTATCGGGGACGGATTTGATATGATGATTATGCGGGAGCTGACCGGGGGCCTCTATTTTGGAAAACGGGTAACGGAAGAACGGGATGGCCTGATGACTGCAGAAGACACCCTTACATATAATGAAACGGAAATCCGCAGAATTGCAAAGCGCGGATTTGATATTGCCATGAAGCGCAGGAAGAAAGTCACCAGTGTGGATAAGGCCAATGTGCTGGATTCCTCCAGACTCTGGCGGAAAATCGTGGAAGAAGTGGCGAAAGGATATCCGGAGGTGACGCTGGAACATATGCTGGTTGACAACTGCGCCATGCAGCTGGTAAAAGACCCGAAACAGTTTGATGTGATTTTGACAGAGAACATGTTTGGTGATATATTATCGGACGAGGCAAGTATGGTGACGGGTTCCATCGGAATGCTGTCCTCCGCAAGCCTGAATGATACAAAATTCGGCCTGTATGAGCCCAGCGGCGGTTCCGCACCGGATATTGCCGGAAAAGGAATTGCAAATCCAATTGCAACCATCTTAAGCGCCGCAATGCTTCTGCGCTATTCGCTGGATCTGGATAAAGAGGCGGACGCAGTGGAGCTTGCAGTAAAACAGGTGCTGCGGGAAGGATATCGTACGATAGATATTATGCCTCAGGAAGAAGAGAAAAAGGTATCTGTAACTCAGGTGGGAACCGTGGAAATGGGAGACCTGATTGCAGAAAAGATTCGTAACTGA
- the yajC gene encoding preprotein translocase subunit YajC, with translation MSILAQTEAAAGFSIIWILVMLVALYFMMIRPQQKENKRKNAMLAELAVGDTVLTTSGFYGMVIDITEDTVIMEFGNNKNCRIPMQKSAIAMVEKPEDAAEKESK, from the coding sequence ATGTCTATTTTAGCTCAAACAGAGGCAGCGGCGGGATTTTCCATCATCTGGATTTTAGTTATGCTGGTAGCGCTTTATTTCATGATGATACGTCCGCAGCAGAAAGAGAACAAGAGAAAGAATGCAATGCTGGCTGAACTGGCAGTGGGAGACACCGTACTGACCACCAGCGGTTTTTACGGAATGGTCATTGATATCACAGAGGATACTGTTATTATGGAGTTTGGAAACAATAAGAACTGCCGTATTCCCATGCAGAAATCGGCTATTGCCATGGTGGAGAAGCCGGAAGACGCAGCGGAAAAAGAAAGTAAATAA